The genomic segment GGGGCGGTCACCGAGCCGCGCAGCCTGTCCTCCTTCAGGAACCAGGCGACCACGAAGGCGACCAGCACGACCGGGGACGCGTACAGGAAGACGTCGGTGATCGACGTCGAGTAGGCGCTGATGACCGACGCGCGCAGGCTGGGCGGCAGCAGGGACAGCGAGCGCGGGTCGTCGGCGAGTCCGGCGGCGTTCACACCGGGCGGCAGCGGGCGGCCGGCGAGCGCGTCACTGAGCTTGCCGGTGAGCCGGGTGGTGAAGATGGTGCCGAAGATGGCGACGCCGAACGAGGCGCCGATGGAACGGAAGAAGGTGGCGCCCGAGGTGGCGACGCCGAGGTCCTCGTAACCGACGGAGTTCTGCACGACGAGGACCAGGACCTGCATCACCAGGCCGAGTCCCGCGCCGAACACGAAGAAGTACGCGCTCATCTCCCAGGTACCGCTGTTCTCCGTGAGCCGGTGGAGCAGCAGGAGGCCGACGGCGGTGACGCCCGTGCCGACGATCGGGAAGACCTTCCAGCGGCCGGTGCGGCTGACGATCTGGCCCGATCCGGTCGAGGTGATCAGCAGACCGAACACCATCGGCAGCATGTGCACACCGGACATGGTCGGTGTGATCCCGTGCACCACTTGGAGGAACGTCGGCAGATAGGTCATCGCGCCGAACATCGCGAAGCCGATCACGAAGCTGATGAGGGCCACCAGGGTGAACGTCCTGATGTGGAACAGCCTCAGCGGCAGTACGGGTTCCTCGGCGCGCCGCTCGACGTGGACGAAGGCGACGGCCAGCAGTACGGCGAGCGCGGCGAGGCCGATGATCCGGGCCGAGCCCCAGGCCCAGGTGGTACCGCCGAGGGAGGCGACGAGGACGAGACAGGTGGCGAGCGAGGCGATGAGGAAGGTGCCGAGGTAGTCGATGGTGTGCTTGGTGCGGCGGACCGGGATGTGCAGCACGGCGGCGATGACGAGGAGCGCGACGATCCCGATCGGCAGGTTGATGTAGAAGACCCACCGCCAGCTGAGGTGCTGGGTGAAGAAGCCGCCGAGGAGCGGTCCGAGGACGCTGGTCACGCCGAAGACCGCGCCGAACAGCCCCTGGTACTTGCCGCGTTCGCGTGGTGTGACGATGTCTCCGACGATCGCCATCGACAGCACCATCAGTCCGCCGCCGCCGAGTCCCTGGAGCGCGCGGAAACCGATCAGCTGCGGCATGTTCTGCGCGATGCCGCAGAGCGCCGATCCGACGAGGAAGATGACGATGGCGACCTGGAACAGCTTCTTGCGGCCGTACTGGTCGCCGAGCTTGCCCCAGAGCGGTGTCGCGGCGGTCGACGCCAGCAGATAGGCCGTCACCACCCACGACAGATGGTCCAGGCCGCCGAGGTCGCTGACGATGGTCGGCAGCGCGGTCGAGACGATCGTCTGATCGAGCGCGGCGAGCAGCATGCCCAGGAGCAGCGCGCCGATGGCGATCAGGATCGTCCGGGTGGAGCGGTCCTCGCCCTGGGCCGGGGCCGGGGCATCCGACTGGTTGGTCATGAAGACATCTCCTCGATCCGCTGAGGGCTGTCCCGTCATCCCTGGTGGAGCCGTGGGCGGCGTCGGACGCGGTGGCGTCGCGAGGCGGCGGGACGTCCGCGTGCTGGATGTACGCGGACGTCCCGGCGACGCGGCGGGGTGCCGTGGCTGCCGTCGCGCGCCGCCAGGGATGACGGGACAGCCCTTACTCACCCATCCTGTCCGCTATGCGCCGTTATGGCCTGCGGAACGGGACCGGTCGGGGGCGGTGCCACGGGCACGGCATTGGGCTTCCGGTCGGCGGGCTGCATAATCGCAGGCAGCTCAAGGGGAGGGGACCCACAATGACCGGACATTTCTGCCCGGAGTGCGGTATGGGACGCCGCGTGGACGGCAGACCCGGATGCGGCTGCGCCGGTCGCGCGGCCCGGTACGCCGATGATCAGCGGCACGCCGAGGATCAGCGGCGGGCGGACCGTACGGCGCGGGAGATCGCGGCGGCGGAGGACTTCGACCCACTGCGCATCAGGCCGTACGTGACGCTGGGCGACGACGCCCCGGAGCCCTCCGGCAGACACACACCGGGGACGATGGGGGCGGCCGGATCAGCCGCAGCGGGGGCGACGGGTCCGGCGGCGGGCGACGGGTACGGGGGCCGCGGCGGTGTGGACGACGGCGCGGGCGGCGGCACGGATGGCGGCGGCACCGCACCCGGCGGCACGCACGGGGCCGACGGTGTTCACCGGGCCCATGGCGTGCACGGGGCCGACGGTGTCCACGGCGTCGGTGGTACGGGGCCGGGGTCCGCCGGGGACGCGGCTGCCACGATGCCGTTGTTCCTCGGGGCGGCGGGTCCGGCCGGTGCGCCGGGCCCCGGCGGCGCCGGGGCCCCCGGGCAGTCCGGCGGCCCGTCCGGTCTCACCCCGGCCGGTCCGCTGCCCCCCGCCGTGGAGCCGGGCGGACCGGGTCCCGTCGGCCACCAGCAGCACGGCGGCGCCCCGGGCCACCTCGTGGACCCCGTACAACCGCGCCGCGGCCGGCCCTTCACGGCGCTCGCCGTGGGGGTGGCGGTGGCGGTGGTGGTCGGTACGGCGGCGTTCACCGGCGGATTGTTCTCCGGCGACGGCGACGACAGCGAGGACCGGGCGCTGCCGCTTCCGACGGCGAGCGCCGCCGAGACCGCGAGCAGCCCAGAGCCTTCGGAGTCGGCGACCGCCTCCCCCTCTCCCTCCCATTCGTTCTCCGCCTCCCCGTCCCCCTCGCGCTCCGCGTCGCACTCGGCCTCCCCCTCGACCGGCCCGTCATCCTCCGCGCCGTCGTCCCCCGATCCGTCCCGTCCCGCTCATCCGTCGTCCCCGGCCGCCTCTGCCTCCGACGACGACACGGCGCCGCCCCCGCCGGCCCTGGCCGGCGGAACACTGCGGTCGGGCGACCGGGGTCCCGCGGTGGCCGACCTCCAGCGCAGATTGCAGGAGGTGTGGCTGTACGCGGGGTCGGCCGACGCCAACTTCGACGCCGGGGTGGAGGGCGCCCTGCGCGTCTACCAGTCGTACAAGGCCATCCAGGGTGACCCGCCCGGCGTCTACGGGCCGAACACCCGCCGCGCCCTGGAGGCGGAGACCACGGGCAAGGGCCACTGAACCGGGGGCGGGGGTGGCCCCGTGCGATCGGGACGGCTGGACGTGACACCGCCGACACGGTTGGACGCGACAGGCGACGGGACGGTCGGACAGGACAGCCGCCCGCACGGCGCACGGAACGGTCCGACGTCACAGTGGTGGGAGGGAGCGCCCCCGTGGAAGGACTGGCGTTCCTGGTCAGGTTTTTGTACCGTAGAGGAACAAAGTAGCCTCCGACCGTTCTCCCTGACCGGCGGCCGGAGGCTGCTTGTTCTCTTCCCCCGCGCCCAGGAGCCCGCCGATGCCGGCCACCGTCCTCACTACGCGTGCCGTCCTTCTCGACATGGACGGCACCCTGGTCAACTCCGACGCGGTCGTGGAGCGCTGCTGGCGCCGCTGGGCACTCACCGAAGGGCTGGACCCGGAGGAGACCCTGAAGGTCGTCCACGGACGGCAGGGTTACGCGACCATGGCACTGCTCCTCCCGGACCGCCCGATGGAGCTCAACCACGCGGACAACCGGCGCATGCTCGCCGAGGAGACCGCCGACCTCGACGGAGTGGTGCCGGTCGGTGGCGCTGCCGCGTTCATGACCTCGATCGCCGGACTTCCGCACGCCCTGGTGACCTCGGCGGACAAGGCTCTGGCGCACGCCAGGATGACCGCCGCCGGGCTGCCGATGCCGGACGTCCGCATCACCGCCGAGTGCGTCGGGGCCAGCAAGCCGGACCCGGAGGGCTTCCTCAAGGGAGCCGCCGAGCTGGGCTTCGACCCGGCGGACTGCGTCGTCTTCGAGGACTCCGGCGCGGGCATCGCGGCGGGCCGCGCGGCCGGCATGCGCGTCATCGGCGTGGGCCCGCGCGCGGGCGCGCACTCCCCCGACGCCCACATCGAGGACCTGAACCGGCTCCGCGTCGAAGCGGTGGCCGACGGCTCGCTGCGACTGCACATCAGCGCCGCCTGAGGACACGGCCGTCCACCGCGCCGGGCGCGGCCGGCGCCCGCGCGACGCCCGTGGCCAGGACCGGCGAGGGAGAAACCGTCCCGCCGAGGGGACACAAGCCGCGGGACCGATTCGGTGACGGCGCCCCGCCCCCATGACGGCTGACGGCTGACGGCTGACGGCTGACGGCTGACGGCTGACCGATCCCCCCTCACACCCCGTCATCACGCCTGCTCGATTCACCACCCCTGTTCCGATTCGCCACCCCTGCCCGGCGTTTCGAGCAGCGGGAGGGCGCGGAGGCAACCGGAACCGACAACTCCGCGCCCGCGCACCCGAGTCAGCCAAATCAACGGCCGACACACCGGCCCGGCACGCCCTACCCCTTGATGTGACGTGCGCATGTCGCCACGCTGTTACCTGGCGCCCACCCCACGGAAACCCGGCGCCGCCAGGATGGCCGGTGCCCCTCCGGGCAGGCCGAAATCCCCCCACATCAAGGGAGTTCACATGTCGGGCCTGATCAGCGCCTCACGTGTCTACGCGCGTCGAATCACCGTCACCCTCGCCTCGACCGCCCTCGCCGTCACCGCCGGGCTGCTCACCGCCCCCTCGGCCCAGGCGGCCATGCCCACCCCGGTCGACGCGGCCACCGCGCGCACCTATCTGGGTGAGCTCACCGTCCAGGCGGAGGGTTCCTCCAGCGGTTACAGCCGGGCGAAGTTCCCGCACTGGATCACCCAGTCGGGCGCCTGCAACACCCGCGAGGTGGTTCTGAAGCGGGACGGCACGAACGTCCAGCAGAACGCCAGTTGCGCGGCGGTCAGCGGGAGTTGGTACTCGGAGTACGACGGTGCGACCTGGACCGCCGCCTCCGACCTGGACATCGATCACATGGTGCCGCTCGCCGAGGCATGGCGGTCCGGCGCGAGCGGCTGGACCAACACCCAACGCCAGTCGTACGCCAACGACCTGACGCGTCCTCAGCTGATCGCCGTCACGGACAACGTCAATCAGGCGAAGAGCGACAAGGACCCGGCCGAGTGGCTGCCGCCGCGCGCCGCGTACCGCTGCACCTACGTACGCGCCTGGGTGCACGTCAAGCACTACTACGAGCTGACGGTGGACTCCGCCGAGAAGAGCGCGCTCCAGACCGCCCTCAAGGACTGCTGAATCCACCGCCGGGCCGCCCATGGACCGAAAACCGGTCCACTTCGAGGGCGCACACACCGATGACGGGCGGCCCGGCGCGGGACCGTGTCCATCGCCACCCCGTCTTACTTCGCCCGCCCCGCTCGTAGCGGATCGTCCCGGTACGTGACGGTGACGCGCGGCCCGGACACCATCGGCCGGTCCGGCTCCGACCGCCGCGACGGACGCCGGACCGGCCGGAACGTACGGAAGCCGACCGCGCAATTTCGGCCGAGTACGGCTCCTCGCGGTGGACAGCGCCTCGGCCCGTGTGCTCAACGGGTAGTGGCCTGCGGCACCCAACTCCGAGGGGCGCAAAGGTTCGTGCGAAGAAGCCCGCACCAACTCCCGTCCGTACGACCGAAGGCCGTTCGACACCTCGCCTCCCCCGCCACCGCTCCCAGTGGTACACGAACCCGGGGGCCGGGAGCCGTCGCACCCGCCCGGACACGCGCGCCGGTCCGGCGGGGCACCGACACCGCTCCGGCGAGAGGCCGCGCCGACGCTGCGACCTGGAGCGTTGACCGTCCTCCCCACCCACCCCTCCGCTCCTTCCCCCCTCCCGACGGCGCCGGGCGGGCGTCACGGGACGGCGAGGACGGCCCGGCGACGGTTTGCGCGATGTGGGGCGATGTGCGCCTTCCGTGCCCCACGGAGACGGGACGGCTCCGTCGATGCGCCCGACGGGGCCCCGGGGAACACACCCCCGGGCTGACCTGCCCTCCTGCGCGCACCCCGGCGCCGCACGCTTCGAAGCCCGCCCCGCCCACCGGTCGCCGCCGTCCCGGCGATCACTCCGGACCGGTCCTGGAGCCGGTCGGCCGGGTGAATTGACAGTGGTCCACCAAATGAAAACGCCCCGATCCGCAGTTCGGTGAGCGGTCGGGAAGCCTCCGCTCACATGGCCGAAAAACTGCGCCGTCATTGGTTCAGGCCACGAAGGCAACCACAGGTCCGCAGTTGAAAGCGGAACAGGCGCGAAATACCCGCCACGACGAGCCAGTTGTTTTCAGCCAGGGGGCAGGATGTTGAACTTGTAAGCATTAGTGAGGTGTCCCTAACCTTATGGCCCCAATCGGTTCTCGCCCCCCACCCCGACCGAAGGAGCCACCCCCCATGTACACACGTCTGAACCGTGCGCAGCCCTATGCGATCTCCCTGTTCCGCGTCGTGATCGGTCTCTTCTTCACCTGCCATGGCATCGCCTCGCTCTTCGGGGTTCTCGGCGGAGCGATGGGAGGCGGCTCCATCCCCGTCGGCACCTGGCCCGGCTGGTACGCGGCGGTGATCCAACTCGTCGGCGGCGCCCTGGTCACACTCGGACTGGGCACCCGCGTCGCCGCCTTCATATCGTCCGGCTCCATGGCCTACGCCTACTTCAACGTCCACCAGTCGCACGCCCTGCTCCCGATCCAGAACGGCGGCGAGGCGTCGGCGACCTTCTGCTGGGCCTTCCTGCTCCTGGTCTTCACCGGCCCCGGGGCGTTCGCCCTGGACCGGCTGTTCACGCCGCGCGGCGCGGAACGGAGCGAGGAGGAGCAGCCCGAGCGGATCACGGCCGTCACGGTCTGACCCCGCCCGTCCGCACACCGTGCGGGGCCGGACCCCACGTCCGACCCCGCACGAGCCGCCGCTCCTCCCCGCCCCCTCCGATCCTCGACGCCTACGTCCCCCCGTCCGTCACAGCGCCCCGTACGAACCGAACGGCACGGTGAAGCACGCCAGCCGCGCACCCGCACCGCCCGGAGCGTCATGGATCACCACCGAACCCGCGCCACCCGGCCGGAACCCCCATCCGTGCCGGGCCCGCGCCGAGCCCTCGCCGTTGG from the Streptomyces sp. AM 4-1-1 genome contains:
- a CDS encoding HAD-IA family hydrolase; amino-acid sequence: MPATVLTTRAVLLDMDGTLVNSDAVVERCWRRWALTEGLDPEETLKVVHGRQGYATMALLLPDRPMELNHADNRRMLAEETADLDGVVPVGGAAAFMTSIAGLPHALVTSADKALAHARMTAAGLPMPDVRITAECVGASKPDPEGFLKGAAELGFDPADCVVFEDSGAGIAAGRAAGMRVIGVGPRAGAHSPDAHIEDLNRLRVEAVADGSLRLHISAA
- a CDS encoding DoxX family protein, with the protein product MYTRLNRAQPYAISLFRVVIGLFFTCHGIASLFGVLGGAMGGGSIPVGTWPGWYAAVIQLVGGALVTLGLGTRVAAFISSGSMAYAYFNVHQSHALLPIQNGGEASATFCWAFLLLVFTGPGAFALDRLFTPRGAERSEEEQPERITAVTV
- a CDS encoding HNH endonuclease family protein, with protein sequence MSGLISASRVYARRITVTLASTALAVTAGLLTAPSAQAAMPTPVDAATARTYLGELTVQAEGSSSGYSRAKFPHWITQSGACNTREVVLKRDGTNVQQNASCAAVSGSWYSEYDGATWTAASDLDIDHMVPLAEAWRSGASGWTNTQRQSYANDLTRPQLIAVTDNVNQAKSDKDPAEWLPPRAAYRCTYVRAWVHVKHYYELTVDSAEKSALQTALKDC
- a CDS encoding MFS transporter; the protein is MTNQSDAPAPAQGEDRSTRTILIAIGALLLGMLLAALDQTIVSTALPTIVSDLGGLDHLSWVVTAYLLASTAATPLWGKLGDQYGRKKLFQVAIVIFLVGSALCGIAQNMPQLIGFRALQGLGGGGLMVLSMAIVGDIVTPRERGKYQGLFGAVFGVTSVLGPLLGGFFTQHLSWRWVFYINLPIGIVALLVIAAVLHIPVRRTKHTIDYLGTFLIASLATCLVLVASLGGTTWAWGSARIIGLAALAVLLAVAFVHVERRAEEPVLPLRLFHIRTFTLVALISFVIGFAMFGAMTYLPTFLQVVHGITPTMSGVHMLPMVFGLLITSTGSGQIVSRTGRWKVFPIVGTGVTAVGLLLLHRLTENSGTWEMSAYFFVFGAGLGLVMQVLVLVVQNSVGYEDLGVATSGATFFRSIGASFGVAIFGTIFTTRLTGKLSDALAGRPLPPGVNAAGLADDPRSLSLLPPSLRASVISAYSTSITDVFLYASPVVLVAFVVAWFLKEDRLRGSVTAPDTSQTVGANPVQRSSYDECARALSVLATREGRREVYEKITERAGYDLLPAASWLLLRIRRHGAVEPARLADVAPVPLRVISEAARQLEERGLARREGVQLVLSETGEEAVVRLGQAREDSLAELLGDWWGPDRPTDLVRLVTELTAETSGSSRERPHEPGPRRDHAV
- a CDS encoding peptidoglycan-binding domain-containing protein — translated: MTGHFCPECGMGRRVDGRPGCGCAGRAARYADDQRHAEDQRRADRTAREIAAAEDFDPLRIRPYVTLGDDAPEPSGRHTPGTMGAAGSAAAGATGPAAGDGYGGRGGVDDGAGGGTDGGGTAPGGTHGADGVHRAHGVHGADGVHGVGGTGPGSAGDAAATMPLFLGAAGPAGAPGPGGAGAPGQSGGPSGLTPAGPLPPAVEPGGPGPVGHQQHGGAPGHLVDPVQPRRGRPFTALAVGVAVAVVVGTAAFTGGLFSGDGDDSEDRALPLPTASAAETASSPEPSESATASPSPSHSFSASPSPSRSASHSASPSTGPSSSAPSSPDPSRPAHPSSPAASASDDDTAPPPPALAGGTLRSGDRGPAVADLQRRLQEVWLYAGSADANFDAGVEGALRVYQSYKAIQGDPPGVYGPNTRRALEAETTGKGH